A stretch of Oculatellaceae cyanobacterium DNA encodes these proteins:
- a CDS encoding PAS domain-containing protein: MFADQLDGLYRRINELYAKSGLHNSSELLPAAFKELATAAEELQVTLEELQQKNEEILDVYQTLEFERQRYQNIFDLAPQAYLVTDPRGIILEANSAGANLLKIAPKFVLGKPLANFILDQQRSGFCSELVALQKSDRQPEYILCMQPRSGDRLDVALTLKTIRDSEGNLLTLHWLLRDITQRKLHINSLETSSYDPSVDYPKSFYSQGENIPLNSKSVWLVCQGSVKLTTIFENSETAIMGLATPLMVFGSSLTSLKTCHATAMSPQVQLVSIPLIDIEHNPTLAQVLLPKISRRLQQTEAFLAVSAQRRVKDRLLQLLQLLKQEIGQSVTDGTRLSIRLTHQDLANACCTTRVTMTRLLSELQQKGQIIFDSKKHIIVFNQHLKKINNERL; encoded by the coding sequence ATGTTCGCTGATCAACTAGACGGCTTATACCGAAGAATTAATGAATTATATGCTAAAAGCGGGTTACATAACTCTTCAGAACTTTTACCAGCAGCCTTTAAGGAACTTGCCACTGCTGCTGAAGAATTACAAGTCACCCTAGAGGAACTACAGCAGAAAAATGAAGAAATCTTAGATGTCTACCAAACGTTGGAATTTGAACGCCAACGTTACCAAAATATTTTTGATTTAGCACCCCAGGCTTACCTAGTGACTGATCCTAGAGGGATTATTCTCGAAGCTAACTCTGCTGGTGCTAACTTGCTGAAGATTGCGCCAAAATTTGTACTAGGAAAACCATTAGCTAACTTCATCTTAGATCAGCAACGTTCAGGATTTTGTTCCGAGCTAGTCGCGTTACAAAAAAGCGATCGCCAGCCGGAATATATTCTCTGTATGCAGCCACGTAGCGGCGATCGCTTGGACGTAGCTTTAACCTTAAAAACTATCCGCGACAGCGAGGGTAATCTACTTACTTTACACTGGTTGCTACGAGACATCACACAACGCAAACTACATATAAACTCACTAGAAACAAGTAGCTATGATCCCAGCGTAGATTACCCTAAATCTTTTTATTCACAAGGGGAAAATATTCCGCTCAACAGTAAATCTGTTTGGCTAGTGTGTCAAGGCTCAGTAAAACTGACAACTATTTTTGAGAATAGCGAAACAGCGATCATGGGGTTAGCAACACCGTTAATGGTATTTGGTTCTAGCTTAACTTCTCTGAAAACCTGCCATGCTACAGCAATGTCACCACAAGTTCAGCTAGTATCCATTCCGTTAATAGATATAGAACATAACCCAACTTTAGCCCAAGTACTTTTACCCAAAATTAGCCGTAGGCTACAGCAAACAGAAGCATTTTTAGCAGTTTCTGCACAGCGACGAGTAAAAGACCGCTTGCTACAACTATTACAACTACTAAAACAGGAAATCGGTCAATCTGTAACTGACGGAACTCGATTGAGTATTCGCCTGACTCATCAAGATCTTGCCAACGCTTGCTGCACTACCAGAGTAACAATGACACGACTATTAAGTGAGTTACAGCAAAAAGGGCAGATTATCTTTGACTCTAAAAAACACATAATTGTATTCAACCAGCACTTGAAAAAAATTAACAATGAGCGACTTTAA
- a CDS encoding alternative oxidase, with product MLQFLVSLLEFCLSRLYKDRFYPRFYVLETVSRVPYFAFLSVLHLYESLGLWHQSDWIKIHFAESWNELHHLRIVEALGGGEYWLDRLIARIGVFAYYWILVFFYLFAPRSVYNFNQLVEQHAYETYDHFVKGHEFELKSQPAPQVAIDYYQNGDLYMFDDFQTDKLPEERRPKIENLYDVFVAIRNDEMAHIHTMIACQQPDAKEQLKSPHSRDTLKKADSI from the coding sequence ATGCTTCAGTTTTTAGTCAGTCTTTTAGAATTTTGCTTGAGCCGTTTATACAAAGATCGATTTTATCCACGATTTTATGTACTAGAAACCGTTTCTCGCGTTCCCTACTTCGCTTTTTTGTCTGTACTTCACCTGTATGAAAGCCTTGGTTTATGGCATCAATCGGACTGGATTAAAATCCACTTTGCTGAATCATGGAATGAGTTACATCATCTCCGAATTGTTGAAGCATTAGGTGGCGGGGAATATTGGCTTGACCGTTTGATTGCTCGTATTGGAGTGTTTGCTTATTACTGGATTTTGGTATTTTTTTATCTATTTGCTCCACGTAGTGTTTATAATTTTAATCAATTAGTTGAACAACACGCTTATGAGACATACGATCATTTTGTAAAAGGTCATGAATTTGAACTTAAAAGCCAACCTGCTCCGCAAGTAGCTATTGATTACTATCAAAATGGTGATTTATATATGTTTGATGATTTTCAAACTGATAAATTACCGGAAGAACGCAGACCGAAAATTGAAAATCTTTATGATGTGTTTGTAGCAATTCGCAATGACGAAATGGCACACATCCACACTATGATTGCTTGTCAGCAGCCTGATGCTAAAGAGCAGTTAAAAAGTCCGCATAGTCGAGATACTTTGAAAAAAGCTGATAGCATATAG
- a CDS encoding cob(I)yrinic acid a,c-diamide adenosyltransferase gives MTRTGIGIRTASKRPERMAGQIHVYDGVGKGKSQAALGVVLRSIGLGINTDADTRVLLLRFLKGPGRSYDEDAAIEALKCAFPHLIDQVRTGRSEFFGHDEITRFDRSEALRGWDVAKGAIASGLYSVIVLDELNPVLDLGLLAVEEVIKTLNHKAEELEVIITGRAAPQALLDIADLHSEMKPHHHTIAQEQGIEGIEIYTGAGKGKSTSALGKALQAIGRGISQDQSHRVLIMQWLKGGSGYTEDAAIAALQQSYPNLVDHQRCGGDAIVWRGQQKELDYVEAERGWEIARSAIASGLYKTIILDELNPTVDLELLDERPIVEALLRKPRDTQIIITGRCLNTPAYFNLASVHSEMVCHKHYADRGVDLKRGVDF, from the coding sequence ATGACAAGGACTGGCATCGGCATTCGTACAGCATCAAAGCGTCCTGAACGCATGGCTGGTCAAATTCATGTTTACGATGGTGTAGGGAAGGGAAAGTCGCAGGCAGCTTTAGGTGTGGTTTTGCGTTCAATCGGGCTAGGAATTAATACTGATGCCGATACGCGGGTTTTGCTATTGCGGTTTCTCAAGGGGCCAGGAAGGTCTTATGATGAGGACGCGGCAATTGAAGCATTGAAGTGTGCTTTTCCTCATTTAATTGACCAAGTGCGGACTGGTAGATCAGAATTTTTTGGTCATGATGAAATTACCCGTTTTGATCGGTCTGAGGCGCTGAGAGGTTGGGATGTTGCGAAAGGCGCGATCGCATCTGGTTTATATTCTGTTATTGTCTTGGATGAGCTAAACCCTGTATTAGATTTGGGTTTGTTGGCTGTAGAAGAAGTTATTAAGACGCTGAATCATAAAGCTGAAGAACTAGAAGTAATTATTACAGGTCGGGCAGCACCCCAAGCATTATTAGATATTGCGGATTTGCACTCGGAGATGAAACCTCATCACCACACCATCGCACAGGAACAAGGAATTGAGGGAATTGAAATCTATACTGGTGCGGGTAAAGGTAAGTCTACGAGTGCTTTAGGCAAGGCTTTACAGGCAATTGGGCGGGGAATTAGCCAAGATCAATCTCACCGAGTATTGATTATGCAGTGGCTAAAAGGTGGTAGTGGTTATACTGAAGATGCGGCGATCGCAGCTTTACAACAAAGTTATCCTAATTTAGTAGATCATCAGCGTTGTGGTGGGGATGCGATTGTTTGGCGGGGACAACAAAAAGAATTGGATTATGTAGAAGCAGAAAGAGGATGGGAAATTGCTAGAAGTGCGATCGCATCTGGTCTTTATAAAACTATTATCCTTGATGAGCTTAATCCTACTGTGGATTTAGAATTGTTGGATGAAAGACCAATTGTAGAAGCATTACTGCGTAAACCTCGTGATACACAAATTATCATCACAGGTCGCTGTTTAAATACTCCGGCTTATTTTAATCTCGCTAGTGTTCATTCTGAGATGGTTTGTCATAAGCATTATGCAGATAGAGGGGTAGATTTGAAGCGCGGCGTAGATTTTTAA